A stretch of DNA from Rothia mucilaginosa:
AGAACCTCAGCCAGGGCGTTATCGGATTCGAGCATCATGTGCTGCGCCTGCTCAAGCAGGGTTGCCGATTCGACCGCGGCGATTTCGACCGCTTCCGCGGGGGCGGTGCGGCGCTCAGCCAGGGTGAAGCTCAGGCCGGACTCCTTGCCGGCGGTGTTGAGTGCATCCACGAACGCCTGCTGGGCGGCAACCGCCGCATCATCCGGGCGTACCGGGTTGCTTGCGGTCGACTTGCCCGGCACCGTGTGCGATTCGAGCGCAATCGGGTGGATGGGCGTGATCTGGCCGGACGCCACGTCGGCGTCTTCCCAGCCGGGGTTCACGCTGGGGCCGGTGAAGAAGGTGCCGTCCAGGTAGACGGGTAGCGCCGCGGTGGGCTTTTCGCCCTCGTTCAGTGCCTTCACGGTTAGCTCGGCGAGGGTGGTCAGGCCTGCGCGCCCCACGATCTGCTTCGGGTTGGAGGCGCCCGCACCGAGCAGGGTGTCGCCGCCTGCCATGAGGTACAGTCCGGCGGCGTCGCGGGTTACGCGGGTGCGCAGGCGCGCCTGCAGGTTCGCGTAGTGGTTGAGCGCGAACAGGGTCAGGATTTTGAACGTGGAGGCGGGCACGTGCGCGGTGTCGGCGTTGGCGGCGTACAGGTCGGCGGGTGCGGTGGTTGCCTTGATCCTGGGTAGGTTGCCGTCCATGCCGGTGACGAGCAGGCTGTACTGCGGGTAGGTGCCGTCTGCGAAGAGCGCGGTGAGGGCGTTGCGTAGCTGCTCCTGTTCGGCCTCGGGCAGCGCGGGTGCGAGGGTCGGGGTGGCGCTCGGGGTTGCGGAGGCGGTCGCCTCGGCGGTGCCGGACGCGCTGCCGCTGGGGCTTGCGGAACCTTCGGGGCGTTTCTGTTCGGTTGCGGCGGATCCGCAGGCGGTGAGGAGGAGCATGCCGCCGAGGGTGAGGGCGGCGCGGCGGGTGAGGGTGGTGGTCTGGGTGTTGTGCTTGTTGGAAGGCATCTTTTGAGCATAGCGGGCGGATGGGGTGCCTATCGAATTTACGCGCCGGTGCTGGGATGCTCATGCCGTGTTCCGGCTGCCCCTCACGAACCCTATCTGGGCTGCCTGCATGGCGGCGGAGTGTGCTGGCAGGGTGTGCTGGCGCGCGTGGGACTAGGCGGAACGTTAACAGTGGTGTGAGCGTGGTAAATAACGGTGGTTTTG
This window harbors:
- the dacB gene encoding D-alanyl-D-alanine carboxypeptidase/D-alanyl-D-alanine-endopeptidase; the encoded protein is MPSNKHNTQTTTLTRRAALTLGGMLLLTACGSAATEQKRPEGSASPSGSASGTAEATASATPSATPTLAPALPEAEQEQLRNALTALFADGTYPQYSLLVTGMDGNLPRIKATTAPADLYAANADTAHVPASTFKILTLFALNHYANLQARLRTRVTRDAAGLYLMAGGDTLLGAGASNPKQIVGRAGLTTLAELTVKALNEGEKPTAALPVYLDGTFFTGPSVNPGWEDADVASGQITPIHPIALESHTVPGKSTASNPVRPDDAAVAAQQAFVDALNTAGKESGLSFTLAERRTAPAEAVEIAAVESATLLEQAQHMMLESDNALAEVLGRCAAIAAGKEGSGEAAQQTVRQALVDAGVNIEHLVQADVCGMSLTDRVTARTLVQVVALLNADEHAEQLMSTFPVAGVSGTLTGRFGAANAVHARTFVQAKTGTLYTVSSLCGVATRPDGTRLIFAIILNDLGGADALPAAKERVDAAAAAIANRSTAPSASASPSAVAASASAAPAAAVSTAAAASAVS